The sequence tacatccAGAAATATATTGTGTGAAACGTCtatttaaatttcagaaatctaaattaaaagtaaatagTAAATTGCAAATATGGCACCCATAATCGAAAAACGAATgttacaacaacagcaacagccacagaaacaacaactacagcagCAAAATCTATCGTCTGCCTCTGTTCTTAAAGAAGGTAGCGGCACTGGAAGTGGTGCAACAACTACAAACATGGGAGCAGCTCAATCTTTTGTACAAAATGCCTTAAATCACAGTCATGGCCATGGTCATGGTCATCATCACCACCACCATCATAGTCACCATCACCAACATGCCAAAGAGAATGCTGCCAGCAATCGGAGCAGTAGTGCGAGTAAAAAGGGTTtagaaattttagattttcatgaaTCGTGGCGTGAAGAAGTGGAAATGTACAAAGATGCCAAGTATGCCAAAAAACATATTCCTCAGCAATTGCTCGGCTCACATAACCATGCTCATACGCCCCAAGGTTGCCAATTGGAAATGATCAATGTTAGTGCCAATAAATTCTCACATGTGACCAATCAGCATAACAATAACgtcaataacaataacaacccTGTTGCAGACAGCTATGTTGGAAATACAACAAcgtcatcatcaacatcagCCCCAACTGCTGCAGGTCAAATAAATGGCGGCGCTACTAATAGTATTGTTAGTGGAAGTAGTAGAAAGAAAAGCATAGCGTATGAAAATAAACCCCGAGTACGTGTTGCTGCATCGATAGCCGAGGCAACAGCAGAGTCTGCTGCCAGCAATCAGGTGAGTAACAATCTTATTTTACCGAATTTTCTGTTTATGCGTTAATTGTGAGAGAGATTGAGCGAGAAACAAAATTCaagtaaaatcaaaaaactgtTGTCAAAGGGATTTTCGATACCATTCAATTGCAATTTAACATAGAATATCTAGAGTTCTGTTTTGTCTCTGTAATTGTATCTAGAGAAATTATAGTCACCGtttaaattttgatgaaaactaATAGACCTTTCATTTTCACCTTAGTATtactatataataaaaacatacaagtacaatttttttaacgagataaattaataaatattcgataataacccagcaaaaaaGTGAGCAAAAGAAGTATAAAAACGCCACAAATACATGTCCTGAAGAACTTAAAATTATGGTGAAAAACCAATGTGGGCTTGTTTGCTGaatatcaacaaaaacaaattttcaagaaaatctaagattgtttaaaaagtaaaatttaatatttttaacgcCTTTTATGCATATTTTAAAGAATGAGGTGTTGTTtcacaaatccaaaaaaatatgtattagcaCTTTTGGATGTaacattatttcagatatcccactactaCTCCTTACTTATTTTGAAAGTATTCCAAATATTGTAGACATACAATTGATTAACAGTGCTCTTTGTTAACATCAAAATTGGCTGTgctaaaaatgttggtttatgtctgtgctagttaaatttacacacattagAGATGAGCAATATTTCGATACctgtgattgaaaaatcacttttaataactgttactGCATATCGCAAGTGACAGGTACATTTAATGTCGTTCTTTCATATTTTACAACATTctcttttacaatgcagaaattgaacgACAGACAGTCAATGTGTGTAGGCAAGGGGTTGAAGAGGTAGAGTGTGTAGTACACGACTATCTGTACTAGACATTTTTGGATTCTCTTTTCTACTTTTCGCAGTTTTCATGTTGTTGCttcatataatttttcacaCATCAATGTTCAAATGCATTTGACAATGTAAGTATTCACACTGCGAAaaagaacgaaaaaaggaaacgaAAAATGTCTGCCTGTCTATTAATTTCGCAATTGTATAAAAGTATCCAAATAAGAAtaactatgaccttttcccttctttctgacaacatatggattccgcgtcaaaagaactgctcatcttttgagaccaaacatgaatcaagccaaattcggatactctgttatgaagagaagtgtatcccagagagagagcgttctgcatcgatcgaaacaaatagtagtcgggaggcttttaatacaaaaacggaaaattttaaatgaattttagtttattttcccTTCCCAAATTGTTGTTAAAGATATTCCATTAGCTTGTAATTTGCAAACATGATATACATATTACGGTGTTATTTCAGAAACCTCGTTTTTTGTTCATTCTAAATTAATATCAGATAGTTCTTCAAATATTCGATTGTAAATATTCATGGCTATTACTGTTTtaactttcaccattcaccctatttttgaaaatttcgaaaattatataattaaggttaAATAAATTACGTGTAAACATCTCTAATaagaaattctgaaaaaaatagaTACTATTGTTGCAATTGTGATTTCAAAAataaggtgaatggtgaaagtgagaacaggaataacccTGATTATATTTGTGTGAAAGACGGTATGCCCAGTAATACGATTCCGCCCATTTTTAATCAATCTCTGtagaataataataaagtggtttgaataaatattaaagacTTTCGAGATTATAGTTCTCTagataactatttactttgtataggagGGATCCCGACCATATCCAAAACAAACTTCGTGCAGTGATAGGACATTTATTTctacaaagtttaaagactaTCGCAATTATAAGTAtctagatattcgaaaataactacttAATCTATATGGGAGGTACTGCACCCACTAAAATCCGTACAGTAATTAGAAATTAATAGATTATagatctccagatattcaaaatggATTGATTATTGGATCATTGTTTCTCAGCTCTTTCATGCAGCATTGTTTATTGTAAATTTGTGACAACATAGTTTAAATAATTCTAaaccttatttaaatttgttaatttataagtattttaaatatttgcttaattaaaaaataattaaacaattttacattaCAATAAGGTAATTCACGTCACCATTTTTAACATTACACATTAGACCAATTCACAATCTTGTGTAAATATGCATTGCATTTGGGTATGCGCAAAAGTTTGCAAgtgcaaaaaatgttaaaaattgtgacatgaatttcgttgTAACTTTCAACTTGTTAATAACAAACTTCATCACaatattcatatgtatgtttttatatgtTTGCACATCATTTCGCTTCCTTTCCCCTTTTTGCTTTACTAACTCACTAAAGTTGCATTTAAAGAGACCACGAGAAGAGATGCCATCTAAAACGGCTAGTGGTGCGAAATACCCCAGTCCACGAACTGCCAAGCGTACAGGTCACAGTTCATCGCCAATTGCTGACAATGGTCAGTTAACAAGTGTGGCACGCAATAACAGTCCCACAAAAAATATAGCTGCTTCTGCTTCCAATAATACCAATAATAATGCACATACTACCAGTTTCACAAACACCTCCTCATCATCCGCTAAGAATAATATGAAAATCATTGTAAATCAATTCCATGCCAGTAGTCTGCTTAATGGTCATCACTACGAAGAAAAAGAACAGATTTTAACACAAAATGGTTTGACCAATCCACAATCATCGGCCACTGCTTATGAGGCGAGCTTTTATGCCGCAAACTACTTGACACCTGATGCACgcaatagtaataataataataacagtaATAATAGTCAAATGCACGGTATGATACAAACAAATTTGGGAAGTCATAGTAATTATGTTGGTGTTTCTTTAGCAAATAGTTGCAGCAGTGAGGCAGCGGCTCATCTCAATAGTAATGGTTTGGCAGATGATGACCCATGTGCGGGTAAATGAGTCTAAACATATACAAGATTATATTgtaataacatttttgttttgtttttcttttagccATTGATGACGTAAACACATATACGGATAGCGACTCAGAAGAGGAATATACCGGCGATCCGTTTTATCTGGCCGAAGATGGCACTGAAACACATCAAAGTAAAAACATACGTTACCAAGCCGCCATAGAAGAGGAAAATGCTGAGCAAAATAATGAAACTACCAATGAGACCTGCATATATCCAACGCCCCAGTGTATATTATCGCCAAGTCTCTTTCCAAATGTGCCTCCgtacttaaatttttcttcCCATGCGGAATCTGGTCCAACCATGCCACCACAACTACACAAGATCTTGAAATGGAAATTGAGTCCGGTTATGCCGAAAATAGTTAAACGTGTCGTTCTAAATTCGGGCTTTCGTATTATTAAAAGTATGACTAACTGTTTTGTGGtttcttaatttttgtaaaaataatttgcttGTTTTTATTCATAGATACCACCGACTGGATGGCTGTTTGGGAAAAGCATATGAAGAGTCCTGGTTTTCGAACGATACGATCACATCAGAAATACAATCATATGCCCGGATCTTTTCGCATTGGACGCAAGGACAGCATGTGGCGCAGTATACAACAGAATATGAAAAAGTTTGGTAATAAAGAATTTGGATTTATGCAAAggtaattttaaagtaatttacttacatattttataaactatCTTATATTATTATACATCTTATTTCAAAGATTAAATCAGTATACATACTGGAGACTTCTCAGTATTATACTATGGTTACGTATTTACCtattaaaaacggtggtttatttcctataataaaccggatacttttgattgcaaataaaagcagtttaaaattgtaacaactctttatttattcaaatgtacatacACTTATATTACACAGTTTATAATGTACTGGGAATGCAGTTGATTTTAATTCTAACAGAATTAAAATCAACCTGCCACTATTTTTATATACTGCCATCTTCCATCAGTTTCAttcggacaaaactagaatgttctatttctaaaaCTTTTAGCAGCTTCAATGTTAACAATAAttgcgtgttatcaacattgttgattaTAAATTTGATTTGTATGAATCAATGAGAATTGTTCACAGTTGAATAAACTCTGTTCCTTCCTTATACTGTCAAAAATCTTAGATATTGCAGGATAAAtgattatcggtcataaattatCGTAGTCGTAAATTCCGAACTCGCTTCTTGCACAGAGTGAAacgtctaaaattaaaaatctgtcGTCttgatttaatttgttattcaaTCAAATTGGTCAAAGATGACAATTAAAATTCGTGAGAGCCCGGCCGGAATAGTCGGATTATCCCAAAGATTCGTTTCTTATTTAGATTCgacttttaagaaaaaactaattaaatacaGCAAAACAATTAAATGACAAATAACTAGTTTAAACAGGCGTTTTCAACTGTTGCACAGTGaggcagaatcaacattttttggaaataaatctgtcatttctaaacggctggtccgatcgggataacatttgacgtgggcgtagacaaggagtattcgagtttaagttattaaaatggaaacTACAAATGCTTCAGGGACGGATCTATGAGGCTCAAAATAGGGTAccttttttgtttcccatccgatttcaaagatttttatatttttggaaagcctTCAGCTAGTTCTAGAAAAacccaaaaattaacttatctcaaccaaaaaattttttcggaattcctaaaaattggatcccaaaaatgctatttttttaaatttagcccATAgggttaatatttttctttggggctgggaaaatacttgatcccagcttttggattttagaacatgtggcccagagttgaaattttgataaaaaaatagttcaaattccgaagggcgtttaccaaaattttctccgcaaagataccttacagaaaaatataaaagtgttatacttttatatttttctgtattttttttttttttataacaaaagatttaagtcaccttttcgcccgaagcaaaaaactactattttttgagtttataaattgaaaatcgtttatttttggatccataatcgacattgctctgaaatattttgtatattattggtaatttagttgtctaactaacgaAAAGAGTGACCACtttaattatatgtatgtatatgaaactttttcatattttcag comes from Calliphora vicina chromosome 2, idCalVici1.1, whole genome shotgun sequence and encodes:
- the TTLL4B gene encoding tubulin monoglutamylase TTLL4 isoform X1 encodes the protein MAPIIEKRMLQQQQQPQKQQLQQQNLSSASVLKEGSGTGSGATTTNMGAAQSFVQNALNHSHGHGHGHHHHHHHSHHHQHAKENAASNRSSSASKKGLEILDFHESWREEVEMYKDAKYAKKHIPQQLLGSHNHAHTPQGCQLEMINVSANKFSHVTNQHNNNVNNNNNPVADSYVGNTTTSSSTSAPTAAGQINGGATNSIVSGSSRKKSIAYENKPRVRVAASIAEATAESAASNQLHLKRPREEMPSKTASGAKYPSPRTAKRTGHSSSPIADNGQLTSVARNNSPTKNIAASASNNTNNNAHTTSFTNTSSSSAKNNMKIIVNQFHASSLLNGHHYEEKEQILTQNGLTNPQSSATAYEASFYAANYLTPDARNSNNNNNSNNSQMHGMIQTNLGSHSNYVGVSLANSCSSEAAAHLNSNGLADDDPCAAIDDVNTYTDSDSEEEYTGDPFYLAEDGTETHQSKNIRYQAAIEEENAEQNNETTNETCIYPTPQCILSPSLFPNVPPYLNFSSHAESGPTMPPQLHKILKWKLSPVMPKIVKRVVLNSGFRIIKNTTDWMAVWEKHMKSPGFRTIRSHQKYNHMPGSFRIGRKDSMWRSIQQNMKKFGNKEFGFMQRSYIMPDDLEDLRKVWPKNASRQNKWIVKPPASARGTGISIVNKWSQFPKDRPLVVQKYIERPLLINDNKFDMRIYVVMTSINPLRIYMYKDGLARFASVKYSSGLNNLDERCMHLTNYSINKFSENYSKNEDVNACQGHKWTLQSLWCCLEGRGVNTKRLWATLRNLVIRAIISGEAGLNRTYRQNVNFRYNCFELFGFDVLLDENLIPWLLEINISPSLHSELPLDLHVKGPLIQSILNTALYQVPPKLNEKNQKEILEALKLKAPLCHDKRIFTTCLRNDEIRKHNHFTNRSIEYREEYLDAILENLNPDDVRCLLVSEDELNRCSPMERIFPTTDTHKYLKFVEHPRYYNRLMDAWENRYGNCREKGIELLRSYCSDNYHLQVADAALEKEPNVALTEIDLLHVKKPDEPAVDDSSAPLSVDTDDISNNTKESQPNSNSTPAATEMQNYMFNSVDDLLDESKYNKSKQTSNSNPNKI
- the TTLL4B gene encoding tubulin monoglutamylase TTLL4 isoform X3 → MAPIIEKRMLQQQQQPQKQQLQQQNLSSASVLKEGSGTGSGATTTNMGAAQSFVQNALNHSHGHGHGHHHHHHHSHHHQHAKENAASNRSSSASKKGLEILDFHESWREEVEMYKDAKYAKKHIPQQLLGSHNHAHTPQGCQLEMINVSANKFSHVTNQHNNNVNNNNNPVADSYVGNTTTSSSTSAPTAAGQINGGATNSIVSGSSRKKSIAYENKPRVRVAASIAEATAESAASNQLHLKRPREEMPSKTASGAKYPSPRTAKRTGHSSSPIADNGQLTSVARNNSPTKNIAASASNNTNNNAHTTSFTNTSSSSAKNNMKIIVNQFHASSLLNGHHYEEKEQILTQNGLTNPQSSATAYEASFYAANYLTPDARNSNNNNNSNNSQMHGMIQTNLGSHSNYVGVSLANSCSSEAAAHLNSNGLADDDPCAAIDDVNTYTDSDSEEEYTGDPFYLAEDGTETHQSKNIRYQAAIEEENAEQNNETTNETCIYPTPQCILSPSLFPNVPPYLNFSSHAESGPTMPPQLHKILKWKLSPVMPKIVKRVVLNSGFRIIKNTTDWMAVWEKHMKSPGFRTIRSHQKYNHMPGSFRIGRKDSMWRSIQQNMKKFGNKEFGFMQRSYIMPDDLEDLRKVWPKNASRQNKWIVKPPASARGTGISIVNKWSQFPKDRPLVVQKYIERPLLINDNKFDMRIYVVMTSINPLRIYMYKDGLARFASVKYSSGLNNLDERCMHLTNYSINKFSENYSKNEDVNACQGHKWTLQSLWCCLEGRGVNTKRLWATLRNLVIRAIISGEAGLNRTYRQNVNFRYNCFELFGFDVLLDENLIPWLLEINISPSLHSELPLDLHVKGPLIQSILNTALYQVPPKLNEKNQKEILEALKLKAPLCHDKRIFTTCLRNDEIRKHNHFTNRSIEYREEYLDAILENLNPDDVRCLLVSEDELNRCSPMERIFPTTDTHKYLKFVEHPRYYNRLMDAWENRYGNCREKGIELLRSYCSDNYHLQVADAALEKEPNVALTEIDLLHVKKPDEPAVDDSSAPLSVDTDDISNNTKESQPNSNSTPAATEMQNYMFNSVDDLLDESKYNKRIYW
- the TTLL4B gene encoding tubulin monoglutamylase TTLL4 isoform X4; its protein translation is MAPIIEKRMLQQQQQPQKQQLQQQNLSSASVLKEGSGTGSGATTTNMGAAQSFVQNALNHSHGHGHGHHHHHHHSHHHQHAKENAASNRSSSASKKGLEILDFHESWREEVEMYKDAKYAKKHIPQQLLGSHNHAHTPQGCQLEMINVSANKFSHVTNQHNNNVNNNNNPVADSYVGNTTTSSSTSAPTAAGQINGGATNSIVSGSSRKKSIAYENKPRVRVAASIAEATAESAASNQLHLKRPREEMPSKTASGAKYPSPRTAKRTGHSSSPIADNGQLTSVARNNSPTKNIAASASNNTNNNAHTTSFTNTSSSSAKNNMKIIVNQFHASSLLNGHHYEEKEQILTQNGLTNPQSSATAYEASFYAANYLTPDARNSNNNNNSNNSQMHANSCSSEAAAHLNSNGLADDDPCAAIDDVNTYTDSDSEEEYTGDPFYLAEDGTETHQSKNIRYQAAIEEENAEQNNETTNETCIYPTPQCILSPSLFPNVPPYLNFSSHAESGPTMPPQLHKILKWKLSPVMPKIVKRVVLNSGFRIIKNTTDWMAVWEKHMKSPGFRTIRSHQKYNHMPGSFRIGRKDSMWRSIQQNMKKFGNKEFGFMQRSYIMPDDLEDLRKVWPKNASRQNKWIVKPPASARGTGISIVNKWSQFPKDRPLVVQKYIERPLLINDNKFDMRIYVVMTSINPLRIYMYKDGLARFASVKYSSGLNNLDERCMHLTNYSINKFSENYSKNEDVNACQGHKWTLQSLWCCLEGRGVNTKRLWATLRNLVIRAIISGEAGLNRTYRQNVNFRYNCFELFGFDVLLDENLIPWLLEINISPSLHSELPLDLHVKGPLIQSILNTALYQVPPKLNEKNQKEILEALKLKAPLCHDKRIFTTCLRNDEIRKHNHFTNRSIEYREEYLDAILENLNPDDVRCLLVSEDELNRCSPMERIFPTTDTHKYLKFVEHPRYYNRLMDAWENRYGNCREKGIELLRSYCSDNYHLQVADAALEKEPNVALTEIDLLHVKKPDEPAVDDSSAPLSVDTDDISNNTKESQPNSNSTPAATEMQNYMFNSVDDLLDESKYNKSKQTSNSNPNKI
- the TTLL4B gene encoding tubulin monoglutamylase TTLL4 isoform X2, with the translated sequence MAPIIEKRMLQQQQQPQKQQLQQQNLSSASVLKEGSGTGSGATTTNMGAAQSFVQNALNHSHGHGHGHHHHHHHSHHHQHAKENAASNRSSSASKKGLEILDFHESWREEVEMYKDAKYAKKHIPQQLLGSHNHAHTPQGCQLEMINVSANKFSHVTNQHNNNVNNNNNPVADSYVGNTTTSSSTSAPTAAGQINGGATNSIVSGSSRKKSIAYENKPRVRVAASIAEATAESAASNQRPREEMPSKTASGAKYPSPRTAKRTGHSSSPIADNGQLTSVARNNSPTKNIAASASNNTNNNAHTTSFTNTSSSSAKNNMKIIVNQFHASSLLNGHHYEEKEQILTQNGLTNPQSSATAYEASFYAANYLTPDARNSNNNNNSNNSQMHGMIQTNLGSHSNYVGVSLANSCSSEAAAHLNSNGLADDDPCAAIDDVNTYTDSDSEEEYTGDPFYLAEDGTETHQSKNIRYQAAIEEENAEQNNETTNETCIYPTPQCILSPSLFPNVPPYLNFSSHAESGPTMPPQLHKILKWKLSPVMPKIVKRVVLNSGFRIIKNTTDWMAVWEKHMKSPGFRTIRSHQKYNHMPGSFRIGRKDSMWRSIQQNMKKFGNKEFGFMQRSYIMPDDLEDLRKVWPKNASRQNKWIVKPPASARGTGISIVNKWSQFPKDRPLVVQKYIERPLLINDNKFDMRIYVVMTSINPLRIYMYKDGLARFASVKYSSGLNNLDERCMHLTNYSINKFSENYSKNEDVNACQGHKWTLQSLWCCLEGRGVNTKRLWATLRNLVIRAIISGEAGLNRTYRQNVNFRYNCFELFGFDVLLDENLIPWLLEINISPSLHSELPLDLHVKGPLIQSILNTALYQVPPKLNEKNQKEILEALKLKAPLCHDKRIFTTCLRNDEIRKHNHFTNRSIEYREEYLDAILENLNPDDVRCLLVSEDELNRCSPMERIFPTTDTHKYLKFVEHPRYYNRLMDAWENRYGNCREKGIELLRSYCSDNYHLQVADAALEKEPNVALTEIDLLHVKKPDEPAVDDSSAPLSVDTDDISNNTKESQPNSNSTPAATEMQNYMFNSVDDLLDESKYNKSKQTSNSNPNKI